The DNA region AGCCACCGCCCTGGACTTTGTGTTCCGCACAGGCATGATCTTCTGGAGCGATGTGACCACCCAGAGTATATACAAAGCACCGATTGATGAGGGCAACGAAAAGACAGTGGTGCTGACCAAATCCTCGGTGACCTCGGATGGCCTGGCTGTGGACTGGATCTACAACCATGTCTACTTTACGGACACCCACAAGTGCACCATCGAACTGACCAACTTCGAGGGCAGCATGGGCAAGGTCCTGGTGAAGGACTCCCTGGACATTCCGCGTTCCATCGCCTTGGATCCCATCGAGGGCTGGATGTACTGGTCCGACTGGGGCGCCTCTCCGCGCATCGAAAGGGCGGGCATGGATGGCTCCCACCGCACCACCATCATCAGCTACGACGTCAAGTGGCCCAATGGCATCACTTTGGATCTGGTGAAGAAGCGCATCTACTGGGTAGATGGCAAGCTAAACGTCATCTCGTCGGCGAACTATGATGGCTCGCAACGGAGCCAGGTGCTCTACTCCGGCGAATACCTGCGACATCCCTTCTCGATCACCACCTTCGAGGACAGCGTCTACTGGACCGACTGGGACAAGCAGGCCGTCTTCAAGGCGAACAAGTTCACTGGGGAGGATGTGGAGCCTGTCACCGCAATGCATATGGTAAGTTATATTACCAGATTTGATCAATGGCtcatatataaaacagcaaaCGCACTTTCTAAGCTTATACTTATATTACATcaatttatttcctttttagCTCCAGCATCCGATGGTGGTGCATGTGTACCATCCTTACCGCCAGCCGGATGGCGTGAATCACTGCCAGTCGGTGAATGGCCACTGTTCTCATCTCTGCCTGCCAGCTCCCAGGATCAATGAGAGGAGTCCTCGCATATCCTGCGCCTGTCCCACAGGCCTGAAGCTGATGGCCGATGGCCTCATGTGCGTCGAGGATCGTAAGTACTCCGAGAACTTTCCATAACTCTTTAGCCATTTGCTTTTAACTTAACCAGCATGGCtgtgattttgattttatgcTTACTAATATAAAAATCCCTAAACCCGATTCCCCCCATATCCTGCATGACTTGCATCCGCATGTAGCACTTTATTTGCCTCCAGTCACGAGACCACCGCGAGCCCGCAAAACGAAACCGAGGGCAAAATCCCCGAGGAGGCGACTGCCCACGGGTGTCCAAGTGGGTCATGTTGACACTCGGAAAGAAATTAACGATGATCTCCAGCTGAGCACCAGGCTGCCCCTGTTGCCCGCGACTTTCGGTAGGAGTGACCAACCCGTTCTGTGTCATGTCCTTATGTGTCCTTTTGTGGTCCTCCCCAAGAAGGGGGATACCCATCTACGTGTTGTCCTTCTTTCgtttttattgtgtttgtgcCACCTTAAAATACTTGCTTATTACTTTATTCAAAGTATTACTTCATCACGTTTTCCATAGATGTTCCCTGTTATTGTTCTGTCATGTATAAAAATAAGTGGATTTGTCACTTTCATTCTAACTATAAGTTGAAGAAATAACCAGATAATTATATAAAGCTgatttaaattggttttgaCACGCCAATCAGTCATAGATGCCCCAAAAAACACATTCGACAGCCACACACATTAACCCCATACTGTCGCTCACCTTTAGATTTTCAACTGACAACACGGAAAAGCGAAGAAAACTTAATCAGCGTCATGTCAACGGAAAATTTGATTAATAAGACGCTCGTGCAGCTCGATAGTTATCCTTTCGGATGGGTTGACAACCCAGGGACTTCCTCTCAATTTATAAGTTTGACGTCTTCGCTGTCACCGTTTCTTTTTCGTTTCTCAATCCACGCACTGTTTATAAACACTTTCGTGGGATTCTGATTCAGATTTATTGCAAGCGTATTAATCAAATTGCTCCACAAGATCCCTGCACCGCACTCCACCCCTCACTCAGCCGCCTTTGTGCGGGTGCAGCCAAGCCACAACATTGGCTTTGTCATGGCCCACATTAATCATCATCAGGAGTAGTTCGGTGGGAGTGTATCCCCATATATCCTTGACAGTTTCATAAATGCCAACGCCGTTGAGCCACTTGCATTGCCGCCAACCGCAAGTAGGCCCTCGCCTGGCCCAACACTGCAATTGAAACCTCTAAAGAGAAGCCATCAAGTGCCGCCCCCAATCCTATACCATCCTGTGCCATACCTTCATCCCCAATCCCCAGCCACAAAGTATGAGGTTAATATCGGGGGACTCGAGTGACACGCCCCCCTCCCAGAGGAGAGTTTGCTTTAAAGTGCGGCTCAACTTAATGTTGATAACTTTTAATGTTTTGACTAAGAAACTGACGAGGACTTCTTCTCGCACGACGCCTGACAAAAATCCCATTAAATGCGCTGCGTTAACGATGTCATTAGGttgccattcccattgccattgccattgccattttcATTCCCAATCTAAATCGGCGGCAGGCCGCTTCTTTCGCATAAAAGTTTGCGCCATCAAAGGCGCGAGCGCGTTTAAGTGTTTATTTGCGCCTAAATGCGCACTTTGAGCGATTTGATTGAAAATTCCTTGGATTCTGTGAAGGATAGTAGGAGTTTTAGGGGGATTCTAAGCGGCTTGGATTTTGATGTTGATTCCCTTTTTCGCTCTGCTCTTTTATTGCAATGATTTccgttttcctttttatacACTTTTCCCTTTTGTTTATCATCGCCGAAGGTGAAGTAGCGTATACGCCCTGTCATCCTGAGACTGAATCCGTATTAAAGGGTTTGAAAAATGTCGTAGTTGCCCAAAACATTAAATTCAGCATGTTGTAGAAGGAATTGTTTAAGATACAATTTTGTTTGGTAATTTATGTCCTGATTAAATTCgcttttggtatttttttttcaattaataacaattttaaacTGTGTGGCTTGTTCGCagtttaaactattttaaCTTATTTTAGTGCTgtaaaagtttattaaatgcttacgtggtttttggttttacgTGTTTCATCATAcgtttaaatatgtttaaaaattatatgtaaGTTTGTGTAAGTTGTGTGCATATTTGTAAGCTATGTTATGTTATGTGATTTATCGTTTGTTTTTTGTCCATTAtttttttgaacttttatCTAATTCCCAACTAATTATGCCCGTAGTTGCCGACCAGCGTCCAGTGAAAAACCATACTCAAATCGAAAAGACCACAACGCCCAGTGAGCAGCCGGATTCCGGCTTTATTGCACTGGTGGTCATAGCCAGTCTCAGTGGATTCGCAGTCCTGCTATCGGTGGTAAGTTGCAGAGGGGCAGAGAAGTGGGGTGAGGGGTATTCaattaactaattaatttATCCTGTGACTCTGACAGCTCCTGCTCATTGGCTACCGCTACTGCAGCAAGCGACGCATCAACTCGATGAACTTCGAGAATCCCATCTACCgcaagaccaccaccacaGAGGATCACTTCAGTTTGCGCAAAAACCTGCCGGCGCGGATCTACGACCACACCAGTGTCATGGATGAGGAGGTGGGTTTCCAATCCAATTACTTAACTATTAATCAAGTATAATGGCAATGAGAGGTGTTAAGACAGACCTTTCTTCCTTCATATTTATAAGCTCCAAGTTACagtttataattattataacttCTGTTACTTTTTCTTACAGTACTCACCTGTCATAGGCATATCCTCGTATTAGATGGATTCCTCCGGAATCGTGTGAAATGTGGATTGGATGATTGTTGCGCTTGGTCGCTGGGAAAATTGGATGACCAATGCCAAACTCGAGACCCGCGGCAGAAACACACACGCCTGAAGACTGAGCAACTCTGTGTATTgtgtaaattaattattttaaaattttaaggCACGGCAAGGACGGCGGGTCACCTTGGAGCGCATCCTCAAAGGATGCTGTACAAAATACTATGTCGCAGAGTTctatcacaaaaaaaaaaaaaaacacacaaaaaaatgaaacagaaATAGTTACGAAAAAACGTAAAAGAAAACGAGAAATCTAATTGCTAATTATAAATTACATAGTTCCAAACTGTATATAGCTGTAAgtgtgcattatttttaaatgaaagcAAATTAATATTACTATACGTAAACATGACAAAAAGATCATTGATTGCTGATGGTCTACTATTAGAGCGAGTTGAGAAATTATATTTCTGTTGACGTGGAGCAGAgtcgttttattattataaaattattactACATACGTATTAGCCTTTTGTTAACTATATTTGTTAagtgtacatacatatgtatatgtttcCCCACTAAAAAGAAAATACGATGAATAATAAACTCAGAATATACTTATGTGTAGCGTACTCCTGTGATATAATTACCTGACTTTGTGGATGGGATTTTAATGCGATTTATTCCTTAATATAGGTGGTAAGTAATTCCTACGGTTGCCAGCTATTTTGCCAGTTTCTATTTGCTGATTTTGCTGAATTTATAACATTTTGTTTCATCTCCAGGTGCAAAGGTATTAAAAATGCACATATATTTGTGTTCCCTAAAGAAATCCCACTGAAAATGTTCCTATGAGGAATTATTCATCAAAGTTTGATGGTTTTATTTACACTTTGATGATTCCCAGACTTGTTAAAAGCCCTTCGTTTTTCTCGAGCAACTTTGTTATTCAAATGGCAAGCATATTATGAATTGGAATTCAGAGGCACAGGTGCTGTGCATTGATCGATTTCCGCTCAAGTAGATTGAATCAAGTGTGTCTAAGCTACAGAGCACATTACTAGTTTCAATCGCAAACCTTGACTGATTGACCCGGGCCAATAAACAATTGAGACCTATAATTTCAGAAATTGCTACCTCACTAATTGGAAGCCGAAACGACAAATAGTGGAACACACCTCCAAAATTAATTGACTTGCGTGCTAAGAGAGCGGCCGAAGAGAGAACCACCTGTTTCAATGTCAGCTTGGTTTTGGTTGCGCTCTGAATTCTCTTAGTGTTGGGGGATCGATGCTTTTGTTACTTTTTTAACTCTTTAGGGCTCCCCCGATGATGACGTCGGCGCATGTGGCGCTGTCATTTCTTCGCTCTCTTTTTTTCTCGATTTCTCGACAGGTAAGATATGGTACGCGTGGCGATCTTCGGTTCGTCGCCGAACGAAAGACGAGCACTGCCGAAGTTGCTAAAACAGTGCCATTGGTCACCGCTCACTTGGGAACCGATATTCTGCCGGCAGTTTGTACTCGCAGTGCGTGTCGCTAGGTCGTCGCTGGTCGCTTATCGCTCATCCGCCCCATGCTTTGGATATAACTTCACCGTTAAGACCGAGAAATTTCGGAATGCGAAAAAAGTTTCGGAAAGCAAAAGttcaaagcaaataaaaaaaaagttcaagccGGGGCTTTAAGGCCAGCTCATCGCATTTGTCGAGCGGAAATAAgtgttaattgaaaaataatgtATGAATCTATTTTGGCCGAACGTTACGTCAATATGTCATGTGAAAAAACAGCATAAATTTTTAGTCGTACATGTGTTTTGCCATgaattaaagtaaataaaagaTTTGGAAAAGCAGAACCAATAACGATACCGAACTGTAATAATGGTGTCAATGGGTAGCGGCTGCGCATGACTTACCAGACCTACCTGGCTTATCGCCCGTTACTCCACTGATAGCAGatatattcaaataaacattaaatgaGAGCAAACAGTAAATGAGCGAGACAGCATGAGGGCCTAACCCTCGTTTTGACCAAAGTCGTCGCCCTTAGCTTGcagttttttgtgtgtgtgtgtgtgtgtatttcgTGTTTTCCTTGCTCTTATGCTGTTTTTTCGCAACATCGTATGATGTTTCTTCTTTCCGTCGTGGCTTTTTCCGCATGTTTATCGTACCTACGCCTCGCACTCTCTTCCCGATACATTCGCTCACATTTGTGAACTTTTTTTGGCAAACGTTGCGTGTATTCTCCTAAACTTATTATTTAATGGACGTTGTATATAAATAAGTTGGCAAATCGAACCAGAGTGAAAAGCGTGTGTGACCCACTGAGCCTAAAGTGCAATTTCTACCGTATATATTCTAGCAGCTGCAAAAGATGGCCACAGCCTGCATGCCGCAGTTCACGGAATCTTTTCAAACCACCCACTTGGAGTTACCAACAAATGAAAGTGGCAATAGGGAATCGTCCAAAACAAGTGGCTTCTTCTACAGCGCCAGCACACATTACCACAGCAAAGTGCAGCAGCTgatcagcttcagcttcaccTCATCGTTTCACCTGCTCTTCATCACCTGCATATTGAGCATCAGCAAATTCTGCAATGCGGCGGCGGTAAATGCCGCCCATGTCaccgctgccacgcccactgccagCGAGATAATGCACAATCTGAGCGGATCGGCGTGGCTGGAGCGTCTGAAAGCCAGTACTCTGGGACCCACCCTCGATCAGCTGAAGCACTTGGCTCCTGCGGCAGCCAACAGCATTAGTCCTGCGACAGGATCTGGCATGGGAATCGGAATGGGCCACTTTGGCAGCTCCATCAACTCGGTGCTGAACGGGAATCCCCTAAAGTTCCTGAATGTGTCGGGCAAAATCGGCACTCCTTTGGACATATGTAAGTTACTAAGccaattaatttattacttATCATAATTGCGGAGAATTTCTTGAAcgcatgtttttttttttagcgaTAAATTGATTAGTCACGCTTTTAAAACGAATTTTTGACTcatttacatatgtattttgttttaaCATTACTATTTTACTTTGTCctcaattttttaatttcttagATTTATGAgtaaaacaatacaaaaaacagaactgaaatacaaatataatgaCGCTCTAATGAAAATCATAATTATGTTGAAATTTCAATAACCAGTGTATGAGGTTTCCATCatagcaaaatatatataatttttggaaCTCATACTTCTAATGACGGTGTCTTTGAAAACTGTTAAAAAAGCCATCAATACAATATTATAGCTGCAGTAAAGCTGTTTAGAATTATTGACCTGAAGTCATTTGAATAACAATTTCCTTTTCAACcttaataaaaagttaaagtCACCTTAGGTTGGCGTTCATAATCAATCTTAATTAGTTACTAATCACGATTTGACTTTATCGGATCTTCTTTGATTTCTCCGAGTGTAAGGGGAGGCGGTGTTTATAGTTGCTGCCGCCGCCTCTCGCATTTCTGGCGATCATGCCACCAGCCACGGCTccatgtgtacatatatatgtacatatatacatatgtatgcataccCCGTTTTCCAGTCCGACTCCGATTTTAGCTAAGGCTCGAGTTTTATTTATGTGATTTTCGTTGCCAGCCGAAAGCCAAAGCGTCTGGCAATGCCAGTAAActccacttccatttccatgtcTCAGCATTCCACAACGTCATACGATTTCCAGACTGCAGAGCTCTTCCCCTTTGCTCCCCCCGTTCCGTGCTCTTTTTTGTCGGCAGAAACCTTTTACTTTCCTCTGCACTCGCCTCTGCTTACACTGTAACCAAATTTCCAGTAAAACTCgtaaaataaacttttaagaGTAAAGGCTTAGGGTGATTGACGTACCGGCATAAaatatagcatactttttggcgTGCGACATATGACATAAAATTGCACTGAAGGATAGTTC from Drosophila santomea strain STO CAGO 1482 chromosome 3R, Prin_Dsan_1.1, whole genome shotgun sequence includes:
- the LOC120452386 gene encoding low-density lipoprotein receptor isoform X8; protein product: MGRIWCLFFVTSLLHTQSQSFRVLAINEATCSSDQFRCGNGNCIPNKWRCDQESDCADGSDEANELCMNACPNNEFKCQTVDQCIPRSWLCDGSNDCRDKSDEAHCNQTCRADEFTCGNGRCIQKRWKCDHDDDCGDGTDEKECPVVPCDSVAEHTCTNGACIAKRWVCDGDPDCSDGSDERSCANVTKTTTPCLSHEYQCKDRITCLHHSWLCDGDRDCPDGDDEHTANCKNVTCRADQFQCGDRSCIPGHLTCNGDKDCADGSDERDCGLSLSLGVNQGGCNATSEFDCGGGQCIAISKVCDKRKDCPDGEDEPAGKCGINECASKNGGCMHQCIDLKVGHHCECHEGYQLSPDKRNCLDINECDVPGKCSQICVNEIGGFKCECEAGYMRDPKNHTRCKASEGHASLLLARRHDIRKIALDHMEMTSIVNSTKAATALDFVFRTGMIFWSDVTTQSIYKAPIDEGNEKTVVLTKSSVTSDGLAVDWIYNHVYFTDTHKCTIELTNFEGSMGKVLVKDSLDIPRSIALDPIEGWMYWSDWGASPRIERAGMDGSHRTTIISYDVKWPNGITLDLVKKRIYWVDGKLNVISSANYDGSQRSQVLYSGEYLRHPFSITTFEDSVYWTDWDKQAVFKANKFTGEDVEPVTAMHMLQHPMVVHVYHPYRQPDGVNHCQSVNGHCSHLCLPAPRINERSPRISCACPTGLKLMADGLMCVEDPLYLPPVTRPPRARKTKPRAKSPRRRLPTGVQVGHVDTRKEINDDLQLSTRLPLLPATFVADQRPVKNHTQIEKTTTPSEQPDSGFIALVVIASLSGFAVLLSVLLLIGYRYCSKRRINSMNFENPIYRKTTTTEDHFSLRKNLPARIYDHTSVMDEEYSPVIGISSY
- the LOC120452386 gene encoding low-density lipoprotein receptor isoform X7, with the protein product MGRIWCLFFVTSLLHTQSQSFRVLAINEATCSSDQFRCGNGNCIPNKWRCDQESDCADGSDEANELCRARTCSPDEYACKSGEGQCVPLAWMCDQSKDCSDGSDEHNCNQTCRADEFTCGNGRCIQKRWKCDHDDDCGDGTDEKECPVVPCDSVAEHTCTNGACIAKRWVCDGDPDCSDGSDERSCANVTKTTTPCLSHEYQCKDRITCLHHSWLCDGDRDCPDGDDEHTANCKNVTCRADQFQCGDRSCIPGHLTCNGDKDCADGSDERDCGLSLSLGVNQGGCNATSEFDCGGGQCIAISKVCDKRKDCPDGEDEPAGKCGINECASKNGGCMHQCIDLKVGHHCECHEGYQLSPDKRNCLDINECDVPGKCSQICVNEIGGFKCECEAGYMRDPKNHTRCKASEGHASLLLARRHDIRKIALDHMEMTSIVNSTKAATALDFVFRTGMIFWSDVTTQSIYKAPIDEGNEKTVVLTKSSVTSDGLAVDWIYNHVYFTDTHKCTIELTNFEGSMGKVLVKDSLDIPRSIALDPIEGWMYWSDWGASPRIERAGMDGSHRTTIISYDVKWPNGITLDLVKKRIYWVDGKLNVISSANYDGSQRSQVLYSGEYLRHPFSITTFEDSVYWTDWDKQAVFKANKFTGEDVEPVTAMHMLQHPMVVHVYHPYRQPDGVNHCQSVNGHCSHLCLPAPRINERSPRISCACPTGLKLMADGLMCVEDPLYLPPVTRPPRARKTKPRAKSPRRRLPTGVQVGHVDTRKEINDDLQLSTRLPLLPATFVADQRPVKNHTQIEKTTTPSEQPDSGFIALVVIASLSGFAVLLSVLLLIGYRYCSKRRINSMNFENPIYRKTTTTEDHFSLRKNLPARIYDHTSVMDEEYSPVIGISSY